TCTCCGCGAACCCCTTCATGTCCACGAGCGCGTAGTAGTCCACGTCGATGCCGAGGATGCTGCCGATCGTCTGCTTGAGCAGGGTCGAGCCGCGCTTGCCCTTGGGCACGCCCGGCACCATGTCCGGGTTGTCCTCGGCGAACTGGTAGACCTCGTTGAGCAGGCCGGGGGTTTCCGGGCCGCTGCCGGTGAAGCCGAAGGGGAAGCGCGCCCTGGCCGGCCCGTCGGGGAACTCGATGCGCTGGAGGTTCCGCGGCAGCCCGAACAGGACGGTGGCGCCGGTCTCGATGTCCACGCTGGCCACGGTCATGCTGTCGGTACGCACGCCGGGGCGGCTCGGCGCCGCGTCCCCGCCCAGGAGCAGGAAGTTGACCCGGCGGGCGCCGTGCCACGGGTCCTGGGCCATGACCGGCGTGCTGGCGGCGGGGGCGAACACGGTGTTCACGACGTCTCGCGACAGGTACGTGAGCCGGGCGGCGTACACGGTCGGGGCCAGGACCAGCGCGCACAGGGCGGCGGTCAGCGTCGTGGTCAGGAAGCGGCCCACGGTGTCCGCGCTCGGCGGGCGTACCAGGAGGAAGGACCAGACGATCACGCCGGTCCAGGCGAGCGCGACCACCACCAGCACCACGGTGAGCCCGACGAGCCAGCGGGGCTGCACCGCGAGCGACAGCAGGTGGGCACTGTACGCGGTGACCATGGTGAGGATGCCGGCGAGCATCACCACATATCCGAACATGAGCGCCAGGCCTGTCTTGAGGCGTTCGGCGGCGAGGTGCGCCACGCCCCACAGCAGAGCCGAGGCGAGCGTCAGTGCCATGCTCGCCCCCAGGCCGAATCCCCGCCGGTTCTCTGTCATGCCCGGTCAAACCCCCATCGTGCGCTCATCCAGGTCACCGTAGTAATGCGCTGTGCGGGAAAGACGGTAGGAAGGCGACGGGTTCGGTCAATTCCCCGTCAAGACCACCTTGAGATATAACGTGTCTATGCGCAAGCGACACGGGAGTTATGGATTTGACGCACCCTGGCCGCTGGTCGGTCTGCTCTTAGGCGCGATCGTGCTGCTGGCCCTCTCGGTGATCTCCTTCTTGCTCGACGTCTCCCCGGCGGGCATCGCGTTCCTGCTCGGCGGGCTCTACACGCTGGCCAGCGCGGTCAGCTACCTCTACACGACGCGCCGGGGCAAGTTCGTGGTCTGGGCCGAGGAGCTCAAGCGGCTGAAGGGCGACGAGCGGCTGCTCGACCTCGGCTGCGGCCGTGGCGCGGTGCTGCTGATGGCGGCGGAACGGCTCGAGCACGGCAGGGCGACCGGCATCGACCTGTGGCGTTCCAAGGACCAGTCAGGCAACGCCGAGTCGACGGCCAGGGCGAACGCCGAGGCCGAGGGCGTCTCCGACCGGGTCGAGCTGGTGACGGGCGACATGCGCGACCTGCCGTTCGGCGACGACGCGTTCGACGTGATCGTGTCGAGCCTGGCCATCCACAACATCCCCGACGCCGACGGGCGCGCGCAGGCCGTGCGCGAGGCGCACCGGGTGCTGCGGCCCGGCGGGCTGATGCTGATCGCCGACTTCCAGCACACGGACGCGTACGAGGACACGCTGCGCTCGCTCGACGTGGTTGACGTGCGGCGACGCGACGCGGGCTGGCGATTCTGGTACGGAGGGCCGTGGTTCGGCACGCGCATCCTGGAAGCCAGGAAGCCTATCCAGCGATGAGCCGGGTAGCCACAGGAGCTTATGAGCGACGTGGAAACCGGTACCATAACCACAAAAGTGCCAGCGCGTCTTGATCGGCTCCCCTGGTCCCGCTGGCACTGGATGATCGTCATAGGACTCGGCACCGTCTGGATACTCGACGGGCTCGAGGTGACCATCGTCGGAAATCTCTCCGCCCAGCTCGCCAAGCCCGGCAGCGGCATTGAGATCACTCAGGCGCAGGTCGCGGGCCTGGCCGCCGCGCTCTACGTCGCGGGGGCCTGCGCGGGGGCGCTGTTCTTCGGCTGGCTGACCGACAGGTTCGGCAGGAAGAAGCTGTTCCTCATCACGTTGATCGTCTATCTGGCGGCGACCCTGATGACCGCCTTCTCCTTCCACGCGTGGTGGTTCTTCCTGTTCAGGTTCATGACGGGGTTCGGGATCGGCGGCGAGTACGCGGCCATCAACTCCGCCATCGACGAGCTCATCCCGAGCCGCCATCGGGGGCGCATCGACATCATCATCAACGGCAGCTACTGGCTCGGCGCCGCCGGCGGGGCGCTGCTGACCGTGCCGCTGCTGAACGACCTGCCCGTGAACATCGGCTGGCGCATCGCGTTCGGCCTGGGCGTGGTGCTGGGCCTGGCGATCCTGCTGGTACGGCGGAACGTGCCGGAGAGCCCGCGCTGGCTGTTCATCCACGGCAAGGAGGAGAAGGCCGAGGAGATCGTCGGCGACATCGAGCGGCAGATCGGCGTGGACATGCCGGAGCCGTCGGAGTCGATCACCGTGCACCAGCGCAAGTCCATCGGGTTCGTCCGGATCGCGCACACCATGGTCGCGCTCTACCCCAAGCGTACGGTCCTGGGCCTGTCGCTCTTCATCGGTCAGGCGTTCCTCTACAACGCGATCACCTTCGGGTACGCGCAGATCCTGACCACCTTCTACAAGATCGACACGCACACCGGCTACTACTTCGCCGTGATCGCGGTCGGCAACTTCCTCGGCCCGCTGCTGCTCGGCCACCTCTTCGACACCGTGGGCCGGGTCCCGATGATCTCGGCCACGTACACCGGGTCCGGGCTGCTCCTGCTGGGCACGGCCTGGATGTTCAACCAGGGCATGCTGACCGCCGTCACGCTGACCGCGTGCTGGTCCGTGGTGCTGTTCGTGGCCTCGGCGGGGGCCAGTTCGGCGTACCTGACCGTCAGCGAGATCTTCCCCATGGAGACCAGGGCCCTCGCCATCGCGTTCTTCTTCGCGATCGGCACGGCCGCCGGCGGCATCGCCGGGCCGCTCG
The nucleotide sequence above comes from Nonomuraea helvata. Encoded proteins:
- a CDS encoding MFS transporter — protein: MIVIGLGTVWILDGLEVTIVGNLSAQLAKPGSGIEITQAQVAGLAAALYVAGACAGALFFGWLTDRFGRKKLFLITLIVYLAATLMTAFSFHAWWFFLFRFMTGFGIGGEYAAINSAIDELIPSRHRGRIDIIINGSYWLGAAGGALLTVPLLNDLPVNIGWRIAFGLGVVLGLAILLVRRNVPESPRWLFIHGKEEKAEEIVGDIERQIGVDMPEPSESITVHQRKSIGFVRIAHTMVALYPKRTVLGLSLFIGQAFLYNAITFGYAQILTTFYKIDTHTGYYFAVIAVGNFLGPLLLGHLFDTVGRVPMISATYTGSGLLLLGTAWMFNQGMLTAVTLTACWSVVLFVASAGASSAYLTVSEIFPMETRALAIAFFFAIGTAAGGIAGPLVFASLVESGVPGDTALAFAIGGFVMIAGGLVELLFGVKAERQSLEAIAKPLTAAT
- a CDS encoding LCP family protein, yielding MTENRRGFGLGASMALTLASALLWGVAHLAAERLKTGLALMFGYVVMLAGILTMVTAYSAHLLSLAVQPRWLVGLTVVLVVVALAWTGVIVWSFLLVRPPSADTVGRFLTTTLTAALCALVLAPTVYAARLTYLSRDVVNTVFAPAASTPVMAQDPWHGARRVNFLLLGGDAAPSRPGVRTDSMTVASVDIETGATVLFGLPRNLQRIEFPDGPARARFPFGFTGSGPETPGLLNEVYQFAEDNPDMVPGVPKGKRGSTLLKQTIGSILGIDVDYYALVDMKGFAEIIDAMGGVKVTIKEPIVYGKYREGLLPAGTRRLSGEEALWYGRSRTDSDDYVRMGRQKCLLNAVAKQAEPMTVLNSFERLAIATKRAISTDLPQEVLPAVVDLSQKVKDAKVRSLSFVPPLINTAYPDWSLIRRKVADALEERPSAGHPARTPSLDSPVNLDATCA
- a CDS encoding class I SAM-dependent methyltransferase; its protein translation is MRKRHGSYGFDAPWPLVGLLLGAIVLLALSVISFLLDVSPAGIAFLLGGLYTLASAVSYLYTTRRGKFVVWAEELKRLKGDERLLDLGCGRGAVLLMAAERLEHGRATGIDLWRSKDQSGNAESTARANAEAEGVSDRVELVTGDMRDLPFGDDAFDVIVSSLAIHNIPDADGRAQAVREAHRVLRPGGLMLIADFQHTDAYEDTLRSLDVVDVRRRDAGWRFWYGGPWFGTRILEARKPIQR